One Notolabrus celidotus isolate fNotCel1 chromosome 18, fNotCel1.pri, whole genome shotgun sequence DNA window includes the following coding sequences:
- the casp7 gene encoding caspase-7 has protein sequence MSGEPAELSGLKGEEGDEGNLMGDEADAKPDRRGRFLLFGSKKNKDGQTREQDYSSESHYRIVSPTFQYKMSHQRVGKCIIINNKNFDEKTGMNVRNGTDRDAGELFKCFKSLGFDVFIYNDQTCEKMERLLREASEEDHSDSSCFACILLSHGEEGMIYGTDGAMPIKTMTSLFRGDMCKSLVGKPKLFFIQACRGSEFDDGIQTDSGPPNDTLETDANPRHKIPVEADFLFAYSTVPGYYSWRNPGRGSWFVQALCNVLNEFGKQLEIMQILTRVNYMVATSFESWSEDPRFSEKKQIPCVVSMLTKELYFN, from the exons ATGTCTGGAGAACCTGCTGAGCTGAGTGGACTTAAAGGCGAAGAAGGAGACGAAGGGAATCTGATGGGAGACGAAGCGGACGCCAAACCTGACCGCAGAGGAAGATTTCTGCTGTTTGGGAG TAAGAAGAATAAGGATGGCCAGACGCGGGAGCAGGACTACTCTTCTGAAAGCCATTACAGAATTGTTTCACCAACATTCCAGTATAAGATGAGCCACCAGCGAGTGGGCAAGtgtatcatcatcaacaacaaaaactttGATGAAAAGACAG GGATGAATGTACGCAACGGCACAGACAGAGACGCAGGTGAGCTGTTCAAATGTTTCAAGAGCCTGGGCTTCGATGTCTTCATCTACAATGATCAGACATGTGAGAAGATGGAGCGACTCCTCAGAGAGG CCTCGGAAGAAGACCATAGTGACAGCTCGTGTTTCGCCTGTATCCTGCTAAGCCACGGTGAGGAGGGCATGATCTACGGAACGGACGGAGCCATGCCCATCAAGACCATGACCTCATTGTTCAGGGGCGACATGTGCAAAAGCTTAGTTGGAAAGCCAAAACTCTTCTTCATCCAG GCTTGTCGGGGTTCCGAATTTGATGATGGTATACAGACGGATTCAGGTCCGCCAAACGACACCCTGGAGACGGATGCTAATCCAAGACACAAGATCCCTGTCGAGGCAGATTTCCTCTTTGCCTACTCCACAGTACCAG GGTATTACTCATGGAGGAACCCTGGTCGTGGCTCCTGGTTTGTCCAAGCCCTCTGCAACGTCCTCAATGAGTTTGGCAAGCAGTTGGAGATCATGCAGATCTTGACACGGGTCAACTACATGGTGGCCACCAGCTTCGAGTCCTGGTCTGAAGACCCCCGCTTCAGTGAGAAGAAGCAGATTCCCTGTGTGGTCTCCATGCTGACGAAAGAACTCTATTTCAACTGA